One segment of Variovorax sp. PAMC28562 DNA contains the following:
- a CDS encoding fused MFS/spermidine synthase, whose product MGPVGIQLLFAGTIFSSAFLLFLVQPLIAKQILPWFGGSAAVWSICMVFFQVVLLAGYAYSDWVTRRLSVKAQARLHVGLLLASLAFLPIVTSARWKPTGSEDPTLWILGLLLGTIGLPYFLLSTTGPLVQSWVARTPWGAQVYRYFSLSNLASLASLLAYPVLIEPYSSLVQQAHGWSWGFGAFAALCAGTTIYVSRRWASGAPHLAPVATVSAAPDVKPRTADYLLWLALPALGSWLLLAITNHITQNVAAIPFLWVLPLSVYLLTFVLCFESDRWYRRGIFLPGAAAMLLLCAFGLQDSLGSDVKTALPIYVAGLFVLCMFLHGEMARMRPGPSYLTRFYLMLSLGGAIGGVTVGLLAPHVLPAYYELGIGLVLTALLGAVLAGRGSGQRWWLGGAGVALAACCAWFLSVQIRDDTTDARGLLRNFYGTLITLDTRRDDPNDNVRQMYHGSVKHGEQFLAAARRREPTTYYGESAGIGRAIASAPDAPRRVGLIGLGAGTLATYGRTGDAYRVYEINPQVFELADGEFSFLKDSAARIERVLGDARLALEGEAPQNFDVLAVDAFSGDSVPIHLITAEAMAVYERHLKPDGVVAFHVTNRFLDLAPVVARIAESRGLHAVLVHDEPENGALRNTDWVLVARDAKTLARPAIGRAGAAIMLKPGVKPWSDDFNNLLGVLK is encoded by the coding sequence ATGGGACCGGTCGGCATCCAGCTTCTTTTCGCGGGCACGATTTTCAGCAGTGCCTTCCTGCTCTTCCTGGTTCAACCGCTCATCGCCAAGCAGATCCTGCCGTGGTTCGGTGGCTCAGCGGCCGTGTGGTCGATCTGCATGGTGTTCTTCCAGGTCGTGCTGCTGGCCGGCTACGCGTACTCCGACTGGGTTACGCGGCGCTTGAGCGTGAAGGCGCAGGCGCGATTGCACGTCGGGCTGCTGCTCGCAAGCCTCGCATTTTTACCAATCGTCACCAGCGCGCGCTGGAAGCCGACCGGCTCCGAAGACCCGACGCTGTGGATCCTCGGCTTGCTGCTCGGCACCATCGGTCTGCCTTACTTTCTGCTCTCGACGACCGGGCCGCTGGTGCAGTCGTGGGTGGCGCGCACGCCTTGGGGTGCGCAGGTCTATCGCTACTTTTCGCTGTCGAACCTGGCGTCGCTGGCGTCGCTGCTGGCGTACCCGGTGTTGATCGAGCCGTACAGTTCGCTGGTGCAGCAGGCGCATGGTTGGTCGTGGGGATTCGGTGCCTTTGCCGCGCTGTGTGCGGGCACGACGATCTATGTGTCGCGGCGCTGGGCGAGCGGTGCGCCGCATCTGGCGCCGGTCGCCACGGTTTCTGCGGCACCCGATGTGAAGCCGCGCACCGCCGACTACCTGCTGTGGCTCGCGCTGCCGGCCCTCGGCTCGTGGCTGTTGCTCGCGATCACCAATCACATCACGCAGAACGTGGCGGCGATCCCGTTCCTGTGGGTGCTGCCGCTGTCGGTCTACTTGTTGACCTTCGTGCTGTGCTTCGAAAGCGATCGCTGGTATCGGCGCGGAATCTTTTTACCCGGCGCGGCGGCGATGCTGCTGCTCTGCGCATTCGGCCTGCAAGACAGCCTCGGCTCCGACGTCAAGACCGCTTTGCCGATCTACGTCGCCGGGCTCTTCGTGCTGTGCATGTTCCTGCACGGCGAGATGGCGCGGATGCGGCCGGGGCCGAGCTATCTCACGCGCTTTTATCTGATGCTATCGCTGGGCGGCGCCATCGGTGGCGTGACGGTCGGTCTGCTCGCACCGCACGTGCTGCCAGCCTATTACGAACTCGGCATCGGGCTGGTGCTGACCGCGCTGCTCGGCGCGGTGCTGGCGGGCCGCGGGTCGGGCCAGCGCTGGTGGCTGGGCGGCGCTGGCGTCGCACTCGCCGCCTGCTGTGCATGGTTTCTGTCGGTGCAGATTCGCGACGACACGACCGATGCGCGCGGCCTGCTGCGCAACTTCTATGGCACGCTGATCACGCTCGATACGCGCCGGGACGATCCGAACGACAACGTGCGGCAGATGTACCACGGCTCGGTCAAACACGGCGAGCAGTTCCTGGCCGCAGCGCGCCGACGTGAGCCGACCACGTACTACGGCGAATCGGCGGGCATCGGCCGCGCCATCGCGTCGGCGCCCGATGCGCCGCGCCGGGTCGGCCTCATCGGCCTGGGTGCCGGCACGCTCGCGACCTACGGGCGCACTGGCGACGCCTATCGCGTGTATGAAATCAACCCGCAGGTGTTCGAGCTGGCCGATGGCGAATTCAGCTTTCTGAAAGACAGCGCGGCGCGCATCGAGCGTGTGCTTGGCGATGCGCGGCTGGCGCTGGAGGGCGAGGCGCCGCAGAACTTCGATGTGCTCGCAGTGGACGCGTTCTCCGGCGATTCGGTACCGATCCACCTGATTACCGCCGAGGCGATGGCGGTGTACGAGCGGCATCTGAAGCCCGACGGCGTCGTCGCCTTCCACGTGACCAATCGCTTCCTGGACCTGGCGCCGGTGGTGGCACGCATCGCCGAGTCGCGTGGGTTGCACGCGGTGCTGGTGCACGACGAGCCGGAGAACGGTGCGCTGCGCAACACCGACTGGGTGCTTGTCGCTCGCGACGCGAAGACGCTGGCGCGTCCGGCGATCGGCCGTGCCGGCGCGGCGATCATGCTGAAGCCCGGCGTGAAACCCTGGAGCGACGACTTCAACAACCTGCTCGGTGTGTTGAAGTAA
- a CDS encoding DUF2214 family protein, which produces MTLEAILAYLHLLAILTMVVFIASEAALCRVQWLNAAVVERLARVDMIYGIAAIAVLATGIARTWWGVKGTAWYWTNPLLHVKLGLFIIVGVLSIFPTLTFFRWRKTLRSTGKLPFEGDIKKTRRLVMMQAHLIALIPLVAVFLARGFGK; this is translated from the coding sequence ATGACCCTTGAAGCCATCCTCGCGTACCTGCATTTGCTGGCCATCCTGACGATGGTCGTCTTCATCGCCAGCGAAGCCGCGCTGTGCCGGGTGCAGTGGCTCAATGCAGCGGTGGTGGAGCGGCTGGCCAGGGTCGACATGATCTACGGCATCGCGGCCATCGCGGTGCTGGCCACCGGCATCGCGCGAACCTGGTGGGGCGTGAAAGGCACGGCCTGGTACTGGACCAACCCGCTGCTGCACGTGAAGCTGGGGCTCTTCATCATCGTCGGCGTGCTGTCGATCTTTCCGACGCTGACCTTCTTTCGCTGGCGCAAAACGCTGCGTTCCACCGGCAAGCTGCCATTCGAGGGCGACATCAAGAAGACGCGGCGCCTGGTGATGATGCAAGCGCACCTGATCGCACTCATCCCGTTGGTCGCCGTGTTCCTCGCACGCGGCTTCGGCAAATAA
- a CDS encoding glycosyltransferase family 2 protein — protein MKISVVTISFNQGEYLRACIDSVLNQNYPDLEYIVVDPGSKDDSRAIIDSYGDRIIRVYEKDDGPSDGLNKGFAHATGEVLAFINADDELLPNSLQRMADEFKRQPDADLVMGCGYFSDEKGKRGKRILPSRLTPWLYVNGGVTLFQQGTFFRQNIFRKIGGFKKANRTSWDAELFLDMALAGAKFVRIEDDIALFRMYPGSITGSGRLQKLYEADNLRMFKAVMGREPRPVDRLLNKVARVMKFAADPGYALRRMR, from the coding sequence ATGAAAATTTCAGTCGTCACCATCTCCTTCAACCAGGGCGAGTACCTGCGTGCTTGCATCGACTCGGTGCTGAACCAGAACTACCCCGACCTCGAATACATCGTGGTCGACCCCGGCAGCAAGGACGACAGCCGCGCCATCATCGATTCGTACGGCGACAGGATCATTCGCGTCTATGAAAAAGACGATGGCCCGTCGGATGGCCTGAACAAGGGCTTCGCCCATGCCACTGGCGAAGTGCTCGCCTTCATCAATGCCGACGACGAACTGCTGCCCAATTCACTTCAGCGCATGGCCGATGAATTCAAGCGCCAGCCCGACGCCGATCTGGTGATGGGTTGCGGCTATTTCTCCGACGAAAAAGGCAAGCGCGGCAAGCGCATCCTGCCGTCGCGCCTGACGCCCTGGCTTTACGTCAACGGCGGTGTCACGCTGTTCCAGCAAGGCACCTTTTTCCGCCAGAACATCTTCCGCAAGATTGGCGGCTTCAAGAAGGCCAACCGCACTTCGTGGGATGCCGAGCTCTTTCTGGACATGGCGCTGGCCGGCGCCAAGTTCGTTCGCATCGAAGACGACATCGCGCTGTTTCGGATGTACCCAGGCTCCATCACTGGCAGCGGGCGCCTGCAAAAGCTGTACGAAGCCGACAACCTGCGCATGTTCAAGGCGGTCATGGGGCGTGAACCGCGGCCGGTCGATCGACTGCTCAACAAGGTGGCGCGGGTGATGAAGTTCGCCGCCGACCCGGGCTACGCGTTGCGCCGCATGCGCTGA
- a CDS encoding LysR family transcriptional regulator, which translates to MDRLKQLESFVSIATRGSLTAAAKAEGVAPAIMGRRLDALEERLGVKLLVRTTRRLALTHEGSAFLEDCQRLLIDMANAEASVSAGGVKASGHLRMTAPAGFGRRHVAPLVPRFHELHPEVTISLNLSDRVVDLAGEGFDCAVRVGDMPDSSLVSLRLADNRRRCVATPAFIQRHGAPRHPSELSRFACLTLSSDASQTRGWAFRTPDAAGKLEVIHFKPHGPLDCSDGQVLHDWCLAGHGIAWRSTWEVEAEIDAGLLVPLLDEYAAPANGIYALFPHARHLPLRVRLWLDFLKQQYGRPEFWGEVR; encoded by the coding sequence ATGGACCGCCTGAAGCAACTCGAATCCTTCGTCTCGATCGCCACGCGCGGCAGCCTCACGGCGGCCGCCAAAGCGGAAGGCGTGGCGCCGGCGATCATGGGCCGACGGCTCGACGCACTCGAGGAGCGGCTCGGCGTCAAGCTGCTGGTGCGCACCACGCGGCGCCTCGCGCTGACGCACGAAGGCAGCGCTTTTCTGGAAGACTGCCAGCGCCTGTTGATCGACATGGCCAACGCCGAAGCCAGCGTGAGCGCCGGCGGCGTCAAGGCCAGCGGCCACTTGCGCATGACCGCGCCGGCTGGCTTCGGGCGTCGACATGTCGCGCCTCTGGTGCCGCGCTTTCACGAGCTGCATCCCGAGGTGACGATCTCGCTGAATCTGAGCGACCGCGTGGTCGACCTGGCAGGCGAGGGCTTCGATTGCGCAGTGCGCGTGGGCGACATGCCGGACTCGTCCTTGGTCAGCTTGCGGCTGGCCGACAACCGCCGTCGTTGCGTGGCCACGCCGGCTTTCATCCAACGGCATGGTGCGCCACGGCACCCGAGCGAGCTGTCGCGCTTCGCCTGCCTCACGCTGTCGAGCGACGCGTCGCAAACCCGCGGCTGGGCCTTTCGCACACCCGATGCCGCCGGCAAGCTGGAGGTGATCCATTTCAAGCCGCACGGCCCGCTCGATTGTTCCGACGGGCAGGTGCTGCACGACTGGTGCCTGGCCGGACACGGCATCGCCTGGCGCAGCACGTGGGAGGTCGAGGCGGAGATCGATGCCGGACTGCTGGTGCCGCTGCTCGACGAGTACGCCGCGCCGGCCAACGGCATCTACGCGCTGTTTCCGCATGCGCGCCACCTGCCACTGCGGGTACGGCTCTGGCTGGATTTTCTGAAGCAGCAGTACGGAAGGCCGGAATTTTGGGGAGAAGTTCGCTGA
- a CDS encoding CaiB/BaiF CoA transferase family protein: MSEATMSDPKQPLPYEGIRVVEFTHMVMGPTCGVVLGDLGAEVIKVEPIEGDNTRRLLGSGAGFFPNFNRNKKSIALDLKQPAGVEAALRLIATVDIVSENFKPGTMKKLGLDYDTLKKLNPRLIYVSHKGFLPGPYDHRTALDEVVQMMGGLAYMTGRSGDPLRAGTSVNDIMGGMFGAIGAMAALRQRELTGVGCEVQSALFENNVFLVGQHMMQFAATGKAADPMPSRISAWGVYDVFTVKDGEQIFLAAVSDKQWAIFCKAFGLEEMMADPRLKTNNDRVMAREWMMPILRLHLADRSAAELSAVFEANELPFAPITRPEALFDDPHLNATGGLAPIRMNDGSMSKTPLLPFTMGGKRAGIRLQPPLLGEHTDALLTEVGYSDEEIAALRHNKVAYGA; encoded by the coding sequence ATGTCTGAAGCCACGATGTCCGACCCGAAACAACCGCTGCCCTATGAAGGCATCCGCGTCGTCGAATTCACCCACATGGTGATGGGGCCGACCTGCGGCGTGGTGCTCGGCGACCTGGGCGCCGAAGTCATCAAGGTCGAGCCGATCGAGGGCGACAACACGCGCCGCCTGCTGGGCTCCGGAGCCGGATTCTTCCCCAACTTCAACCGCAACAAGAAGAGCATCGCGCTCGACCTGAAGCAGCCTGCCGGCGTCGAGGCGGCGCTCCGCCTGATCGCAACGGTCGACATCGTCAGCGAGAACTTCAAGCCCGGCACCATGAAGAAATTGGGGCTCGACTACGACACGTTGAAGAAGCTCAATCCGCGCCTGATCTACGTCAGCCACAAAGGCTTTTTGCCCGGCCCGTACGACCACCGCACCGCGCTCGACGAAGTGGTGCAGATGATGGGCGGGCTGGCCTACATGACGGGCCGCTCCGGCGACCCGCTGCGCGCGGGCACCAGCGTGAACGACATCATGGGCGGCATGTTCGGCGCCATCGGGGCGATGGCTGCATTGCGCCAGCGCGAGCTCACCGGCGTCGGCTGCGAAGTGCAATCGGCGCTGTTCGAGAACAACGTGTTTCTGGTCGGGCAGCACATGATGCAGTTCGCCGCGACGGGCAAGGCGGCCGACCCGATGCCGAGCCGCATTTCGGCCTGGGGGGTGTACGACGTCTTTACCGTCAAAGACGGCGAGCAGATCTTTCTCGCGGCGGTCAGCGACAAGCAGTGGGCGATTTTCTGCAAGGCTTTCGGCCTCGAAGAAATGATGGCCGACCCGCGCCTCAAAACCAACAACGACCGGGTGATGGCGCGCGAATGGATGATGCCGATCCTCCGTTTGCACCTGGCCGACCGCAGCGCCGCCGAGCTGAGCGCAGTGTTCGAAGCCAACGAGTTGCCCTTCGCGCCGATCACGCGTCCCGAGGCGTTGTTCGACGACCCACACCTGAACGCCACCGGCGGCCTCGCGCCCATTCGAATGAACGACGGCAGCATGTCGAAGACGCCGCTGCTGCCTTTCACCATGGGCGGCAAACGTGCCGGCATCCGACTCCAACCACCGCTGCTGGGCGAACACACGGATGCGTTGCTGACAGAGGTCGGGTACAGCGATGAAGAGATCGCCGCGCTCAGGCACAACAAGGTCGCTTACGGAGCCTGA